One genomic segment of Acinetobacter sp. C26M includes these proteins:
- the hrpA gene encoding ATP-dependent RNA helicase HrpA: MQSHLNVDQLVMARDRHRLNRLRKDKKTETAEIEKLFEQSNHKVKQRLARIPKIKLNQDLPVTQYADRLIAAIQKHQVIIVAGETGSGKTTQLPQIAMLAGRGLTGMIGHTQPRRLAARSVSQRIAEEVGEKLGESIGFKIRFNEQGSQDSIVRLMTDGILLAELTNDRFLSKYDTIIIDEAHERSLNIDFIMGYLKQLLPKRPDLKVIVTSATLDVNRFSQYFYDAPIFEVEGRSFPVELRYRPISELSIVGSDDDEFDDFEENLPRAVVQAVEECFADAEAKGHPEYADILIFASTEQEIRELQETLQKYGPRHTEVLPLYARLALAEQQKIFSPGGKGRRIIIATNVAETALTVPNIRYVIDSGFARISRYNYRSRVQRLPIEAISQAAANQRKGRCGRIAAGVCIRLYSEEDFLSRPEFTEPEIKRTNLASVILQMQSLGLGNLEDFDFIEPPDFRLVNDGRKLLVELGALSSLSSNSSPFGRGELLLPVGEGWDEGKRKASGGLTKVGQMMARMPIDPRLARMLVGGAHFGVLKETLIIVSALAIQDPRERPADKQMQADQKHALFKEADSDFLFYLKLWNTLQTSPETQTENKRRQFARQHFLSWLRLREWKQTHQQLVELAEGLKLSFNEKSANYENLHRALLTGLLSFIANKTDERNTFMAVRQQKAKVFPASTLHKTNTAWVMAFEMVETSQVYLRTLAKIDPEWILLAARDLLKYHYFEPHWSKKAGIVNAYAQISLFGLIIEPKRLINFEKVDQPAAHEIFLRDALTTGNLGITPPFLKHNLLKLEEVERVEDKLRRRDLVVDEETIYQFYAGKVPEEIASRSSFEDWRATLEAENPRHLFVDDDALWMNDRPTTQQFPDYLHNGQLRLAASYRFDPSHDEDGATVKIPVQALPQVDEKQWSWGIPGWRQDLIEALLKALPKDKRRNLVPIPDTAKKLMQGIDAVHLREHLFSYLAFALRGEQITEKDFSFERIDQYLIPFIKVVDEKGKLIAQGRDLDELKARCRVETHRPVKQQQGEFQTFPENFVFEASQKVTGVVIKQYQALVPTKLFAELEAKDESGVVIQTFNDQDEAIKQHREGVIRLVHMQLGDLIRQLKKQISKPLALAYSPLGDRAKLEQMLVYATLQVSIQELPKNAAEFQQLLTETKKKFLANGQQTLSDLTEIFTQWQQIRRELLVLDQTIFGRSVDDIEDQLDLMSLANFVYSRPAEIWQEYPRYLKALLLRLDRLPNNLQRDLAAIDEVDPWMDKVFKFKNDPKIKELYLMLEEFRISLFSQPMKTKLPISPTRLQKLWDRLAIG; encoded by the coding sequence GTGCAGAGTCATTTAAATGTAGATCAATTGGTTATGGCACGTGACCGTCACCGTTTAAATCGACTGCGCAAAGATAAAAAAACAGAAACAGCAGAAATTGAAAAACTATTTGAACAGTCTAACCATAAAGTCAAACAACGCTTAGCGCGTATTCCCAAGATCAAACTGAATCAAGACCTGCCTGTTACTCAATACGCAGATCGTTTAATTGCGGCAATTCAAAAGCATCAAGTCATTATTGTTGCTGGTGAAACGGGTTCTGGTAAAACCACACAGCTCCCACAAATTGCTATGCTGGCAGGTCGTGGGCTCACTGGGATGATCGGTCATACTCAGCCACGTCGACTGGCTGCACGAAGTGTTTCGCAACGTATTGCTGAAGAGGTGGGTGAGAAGCTTGGCGAATCAATTGGCTTTAAAATCCGTTTTAATGAGCAAGGTTCACAAGACTCAATCGTCCGTTTGATGACCGATGGTATTTTGTTGGCTGAATTGACCAATGACCGTTTTTTATCAAAATACGATACGATTATTATTGATGAAGCACATGAACGTTCACTCAATATTGACTTCATCATGGGATATCTCAAGCAGCTTTTGCCAAAGCGTCCTGATTTAAAAGTCATCGTGACTTCGGCGACTCTGGACGTAAACCGATTTAGCCAATATTTTTATGATGCGCCTATTTTTGAAGTAGAAGGCCGTAGCTTTCCTGTCGAGCTGCGTTATCGCCCGATTTCTGAGCTGAGCATTGTCGGTAGCGATGATGACGAGTTTGATGATTTCGAAGAAAATTTACCGCGTGCTGTAGTACAAGCAGTAGAAGAGTGTTTTGCTGATGCTGAAGCAAAAGGTCATCCTGAATATGCGGATATTTTAATTTTTGCCAGTACTGAACAAGAAATTCGTGAATTGCAGGAAACGCTGCAAAAATATGGTCCTCGTCATACTGAGGTATTGCCTTTATATGCCCGTTTAGCGCTGGCGGAACAGCAAAAGATCTTTAGTCCAGGTGGTAAAGGTCGACGCATTATTATTGCCACCAACGTAGCAGAAACAGCACTGACTGTACCGAATATTCGCTATGTGATTGATAGTGGTTTTGCTCGTATCTCGCGTTATAACTACCGCTCACGGGTACAGCGTTTACCGATTGAAGCAATTTCACAAGCTGCAGCCAACCAGCGTAAAGGCCGCTGTGGTCGTATTGCGGCGGGTGTCTGTATTCGTCTATACAGTGAAGAAGACTTTTTAAGTCGTCCTGAATTTACTGAACCTGAAATTAAACGAACCAACTTGGCTTCTGTTATTTTGCAAATGCAAAGCTTGGGCTTAGGTAATCTAGAAGATTTTGATTTTATTGAGCCGCCAGATTTCCGTTTGGTCAATGACGGACGTAAACTCTTGGTTGAGTTGGGTGCGTTATCATCCCTCTCCTCTAACTCCTCTCCCTTTGGGAGAGGAGAACTCCTTCTCCCAGTGGGAGAAGGTTGGGATGAGGGTAAAAGAAAAGCTAGTGGTGGCTTAACCAAAGTCGGTCAAATGATGGCGCGTATGCCGATTGACCCACGTTTGGCGCGTATGTTGGTGGGTGGGGCTCATTTTGGTGTGCTCAAAGAAACCTTGATTATTGTCAGTGCCTTGGCCATTCAAGATCCACGTGAACGTCCTGCGGACAAACAAATGCAGGCAGATCAAAAGCATGCATTGTTTAAAGAAGCAGACTCAGACTTTTTATTTTATTTAAAACTTTGGAATACGCTGCAAACTAGTCCAGAAACACAAACTGAAAATAAGCGCCGTCAATTTGCACGTCAGCACTTTTTAAGCTGGTTGCGTCTTCGTGAATGGAAACAAACCCATCAGCAATTGGTTGAATTGGCAGAAGGTTTAAAACTCAGTTTTAATGAAAAATCAGCCAATTATGAAAACTTACACCGTGCGCTGTTAACTGGTTTGCTTTCATTTATCGCCAATAAAACAGACGAACGTAATACTTTTATGGCGGTGCGCCAGCAGAAGGCCAAAGTTTTTCCTGCGAGTACCTTACACAAGACCAATACCGCTTGGGTTATGGCATTTGAGATGGTGGAAACCTCGCAGGTGTATTTACGGACTTTGGCAAAAATTGATCCAGAATGGATTCTATTGGCCGCACGGGACTTATTGAAATATCACTATTTTGAACCACATTGGTCGAAAAAAGCAGGTATTGTTAATGCTTATGCGCAGATTTCTCTGTTTGGTTTGATTATTGAACCGAAAAGATTAATCAATTTTGAAAAAGTAGACCAACCTGCTGCGCATGAAATCTTTTTACGCGATGCCTTAACGACAGGTAATTTAGGTATTACCCCACCATTTTTAAAACATAACCTGCTCAAACTTGAAGAAGTTGAACGGGTTGAAGATAAATTACGCCGTCGTGACTTGGTGGTGGATGAAGAAACCATTTACCAGTTCTATGCAGGGAAGGTTCCAGAAGAAATTGCCAGTCGCAGCAGTTTTGAAGATTGGCGTGCCACGTTAGAGGCTGAAAACCCACGTCATTTATTTGTAGATGATGATGCGTTATGGATGAATGATCGTCCAACGACGCAACAATTCCCAGATTATTTGCATAATGGACAATTGCGTTTGGCCGCCAGCTATCGTTTTGATCCAAGCCATGATGAAGATGGGGCGACAGTTAAAATACCTGTGCAGGCTTTACCACAAGTGGATGAAAAGCAATGGTCATGGGGGATTCCAGGGTGGCGTCAGGATTTAATCGAAGCTTTATTGAAAGCACTGCCAAAAGACAAACGTCGCAATTTGGTACCGATACCTGATACCGCGAAAAAGCTCATGCAGGGGATTGATGCCGTGCATTTGCGCGAGCATTTATTTAGCTACTTGGCGTTTGCTTTACGCGGTGAGCAGATTACGGAAAAAGATTTTTCTTTTGAACGCATTGATCAGTATCTGATACCGTTTATTAAAGTCGTTGATGAGAAAGGCAAGTTGATCGCACAAGGGCGTGATCTGGACGAGTTAAAAGCACGTTGTCGTGTTGAAACTCATCGTCCAGTGAAACAGCAACAAGGTGAGTTCCAGACTTTCCCTGAAAATTTTGTGTTTGAAGCATCGCAGAAAGTAACAGGCGTTGTGATCAAGCAATACCAAGCGCTGGTACCAACCAAGTTATTTGCTGAGCTTGAAGCCAAAGACGAGTCGGGTGTAGTGATTCAAACCTTTAATGATCAAGATGAAGCAATTAAGCAGCATCGTGAAGGGGTGATTCGTCTGGTGCATATGCAATTGGGTGATTTAATTCGTCAATTGAAAAAGCAAATTTCCAAGCCATTGGCTTTAGCCTATTCACCACTGGGTGATCGTGCCAAGCTGGAACAAATGTTGGTCTATGCAACCTTGCAAGTTTCAATTCAAGAGCTACCAAAAAATGCGGCTGAGTTTCAACAACTGTTGACTGAAACTAAAAAGAAATTTTTAGCAAATGGTCAACAGACATTAAGTGATTTAACTGAAATATTTACCCAATGGCAGCAGATTCGCCGTGAACTATTGGTTTTAGATCAAACGATTTTTGGTCGAAGTGTAGATGATATTGAAGATCAACTTGATTTAATGTCATTAGCAAACTTTGTATATAGTCGTCCTGCTGAAATTTGGCAGGAATATCCGCGTTATTTGAAAGCGTTGCTATTGCGTTTAGATCGTTTGCCCAATAATCTACAACGAGACCTTGCTGCAATTGATGAAGTCGATCCATGGATGGACAAAGTGTTTAAATTTAAAAATGATCCTAAAATCAAAGAACTGTATTTGATGTTGGAAGAATTTAGAATTTCTTTGTTTTCTCAGCCGATGAAAACAAAGCTGCCTATTTCACCAACTAGATTACAAAAACTATGGGATCGATTAGCAATCGGTTAA
- a CDS encoding beta-ketoacyl-ACP synthase III, protein MGIRITGTGLFHPTESISNEELVESLNAYVEQYNQDNAAQIEAGEIEALRGSSPEFIEKASGIQRRYVVEKSGILDPTRLRPRLQERSNDELSLQAEWGVIAAKQAMENAGVTAEDIDVVILACSNMQRAYPAVAIEIQSALGIQGYAYDMNVACSAATFGLKQAYDAVKCGARRVLLLNVEITSGHLDYRTRDAHFIFGDVATASIIEETETKSGYEILDIHLFTQFSNNIRNNFGFLNRSEDAVVDDKLFRQDGRKVFKEVCPLVAKIITAQLEKLELTAEQIKRFWLHQANANMNELILKLVVGKDADLERAPIILDEFANTSSAGVIIAMHRTGEQVNDGEYAVISSFGAGYSVGSIVVQKHIA, encoded by the coding sequence ATGGGCATCCGTATAACAGGTACAGGTTTATTCCACCCAACCGAATCTATTTCCAATGAAGAATTGGTTGAAAGTTTAAATGCTTATGTAGAACAGTATAACCAAGATAACGCAGCGCAAATTGAAGCTGGCGAAATTGAAGCACTTCGTGGCTCAAGCCCTGAATTTATCGAGAAAGCATCGGGTATTCAACGCCGTTATGTGGTCGAAAAATCAGGTATTCTTGATCCGACACGTTTGCGCCCACGTTTGCAAGAGCGTAGTAATGATGAACTTTCACTTCAAGCGGAGTGGGGCGTTATTGCTGCTAAGCAAGCGATGGAAAATGCAGGTGTTACCGCAGAAGATATCGATGTTGTAATTTTGGCATGTTCAAATATGCAACGTGCCTACCCAGCAGTTGCGATTGAAATCCAGTCTGCATTGGGCATTCAAGGCTATGCCTATGACATGAACGTAGCATGTTCTGCTGCAACGTTTGGTTTGAAACAGGCCTACGACGCTGTAAAATGTGGCGCTCGTCGTGTGTTATTGCTCAATGTTGAAATTACATCGGGTCATTTGGACTACCGTACTCGTGATGCGCACTTTATTTTTGGTGATGTTGCGACGGCATCGATCATTGAAGAAACTGAAACTAAATCTGGTTATGAAATCTTAGATATCCATTTGTTTACTCAGTTCTCAAATAATATCCGTAATAACTTTGGTTTCTTAAACCGTAGTGAAGATGCTGTTGTTGACGATAAGCTATTCCGTCAAGACGGTCGTAAAGTCTTTAAAGAAGTATGCCCATTAGTTGCGAAAATCATTACCGCACAATTGGAAAAGCTGGAATTAACTGCAGAGCAAATCAAACGCTTCTGGTTACACCAAGCCAATGCCAATATGAATGAACTGATTCTAAAACTCGTTGTCGGGAAAGATGCTGACTTAGAACGTGCCCCAATTATTTTAGATGAATTTGCCAATACCTCATCTGCAGGTGTCATTATCGCAATGCATCGTACAGGCGAGCAGGTCAATGATGGCGAATATGCTGTGATTTCTTCATTCGGGGCTGGTTATTCAGTCGGTTCGATTGTGGTACAAAAGCATATTGCTTAA
- a CDS encoding DUF4394 domain-containing protein, whose translation MKKRIFTLTATILGSLILLGCNNDSNNDSETVNANTGDTLILTNNGMISSIDRMTPNIIASNVKITGLQSGDELVGIDYRPKDSKLYAIGLLGNIYTLNPSTGVATFVKALIADPTDTIDGNTPFTKILGEANLITVNFNPVADRLRVITNTGQNLRINVDTGTTITDGAINLAGSSPAIVAGAYTNAFAGTASTKLYSIDQNSDRIYLQNANAGTLGSSAALGADINTNGGGGFDIDPVNNIGFAALKLVSGTYKFYQLNLANIGTSNDAIFATSDLNTSFNSMGIRGIALKRATDSTAQGFGLTANNKLLSFALSNPNSVVEKNLNGLLVDERFIGIDYRLRTATENSGKLYGLTNKANVYTINTDSGLASLVTTLKPAASSGFTTLQGTSFAVDFNPTADRLRVISDTGQNLRINVDTGDTIKDGDINGASGAKVTAAAYTNSFKTPVAMLNTELFDLDQSNKTLAKQNPPNNGTLNLIGNLGIDLGMDNGFDIAGGDNGYALATVSSGSGASILYRIDLNSDTTITTPRARLAINVDGIPNFAASKIGNDSTAQVIDLAILFK comes from the coding sequence ATGAAGAAGAGAATATTCACACTAACCGCCACAATACTGGGAAGCTTAATCTTATTAGGCTGTAACAATGATTCAAACAATGACTCCGAGACAGTGAATGCCAACACTGGCGACACCTTAATTTTGACCAACAATGGGATGATCAGTTCAATAGACCGCATGACACCAAACATAATTGCCTCAAATGTTAAAATTACAGGTTTACAATCTGGTGATGAACTGGTTGGAATTGATTATCGGCCTAAAGATAGCAAGCTTTATGCAATTGGTTTACTGGGAAATATATATACACTCAACCCCTCCACAGGTGTTGCCACATTTGTTAAAGCACTAATTGCAGATCCAACCGATACCATAGATGGAAATACACCATTTACAAAAATTTTAGGTGAGGCAAACCTCATTACTGTGAATTTTAATCCAGTCGCTGATCGTTTAAGAGTTATAACCAATACTGGACAAAATCTTCGAATTAATGTCGATACAGGGACAACAATTACTGACGGTGCAATTAATTTAGCAGGGAGTAGCCCTGCTATTGTTGCAGGTGCATATACCAATGCTTTTGCAGGAACAGCCTCCACCAAGCTTTACAGCATTGACCAAAATTCAGATCGAATTTATTTACAAAATGCCAATGCAGGTACACTTGGAAGTTCAGCAGCACTTGGCGCAGATATCAATACCAACGGTGGTGGTGGTTTTGATATAGATCCAGTCAACAATATCGGATTTGCTGCGCTAAAACTTGTATCTGGAACATACAAATTCTACCAACTTAACCTTGCTAATATTGGTACGAGCAATGATGCGATTTTTGCAACGAGTGATTTAAATACAAGTTTTAATAGCATGGGAATTCGTGGAATTGCTTTAAAAAGAGCCACCGACTCAACAGCTCAAGGCTTTGGTTTAACGGCAAATAATAAGTTGTTAAGTTTCGCTTTAAGCAACCCAAATTCAGTCGTTGAAAAAAACTTAAACGGTCTGCTCGTTGATGAAAGATTTATTGGTATTGACTACCGTTTAAGAACAGCAACAGAAAATTCAGGCAAGTTGTACGGACTTACCAACAAAGCAAACGTGTATACCATTAATACTGATTCTGGTTTAGCAAGCTTAGTCACCACCTTAAAACCTGCGGCAAGCAGTGGTTTTACAACGTTACAAGGCACGAGCTTTGCAGTTGATTTCAATCCAACAGCCGATCGTCTCCGTGTAATTAGCGATACAGGGCAAAACTTACGAATAAATGTTGATACTGGCGATACGATTAAAGATGGTGATATCAATGGAGCTTCGGGTGCAAAAGTAACAGCGGCAGCGTACACAAATAGCTTTAAAACGCCTGTAGCTATGCTGAACACAGAGCTTTTTGATTTAGATCAAAGCAACAAAACTCTCGCAAAACAAAACCCTCCAAATAATGGAACACTAAATTTAATTGGAAATTTAGGCATTGATCTTGGCATGGATAATGGTTTTGATATTGCAGGTGGGGACAATGGTTATGCCCTTGCTACAGTTTCAAGTGGATCGGGAGCATCCATCCTCTATCGTATCGATTTAAATAGCGATACAACGATTACAACACCGCGTGCAAGACTGGCAATTAATGTCGATGGCATACCAAACTTTGCTGCATCGAAAATTGGAAACGATTCAACAGCTCAAGTGATTGATTTAGCAATTTTATTTAAATGA
- the lipA gene encoding lipoyl synthase — MSEHRKPEQGIKLRGAEKVARIPVKVIPTVEVPRKPDWIRVKMTAPEEVQRIKTTLRSQKLHTVCEEAACPNLPECFGGGTATFMIMGDICTRRCPFCDVAHGRPNALDPDEPRHMAETISNLGLKYAVITSVDRDDLLDGGAQHFVDCIKEARALSPKTLLEILVPDFRGRMDIALRIMTECPPDVFNHNIETVPRLYKAMRPGSDYQHSLTLLKMFKEYCPDVPTKCGLMVGIGETEEEVIALLDDLRAHDVDYITIGQYLQPSKQHAPIDRFVTPEEFERYAEHGRKLGFRNIWSAPMVRSSYFADRQYHGEPVPAVRRKVDPAKKIAVQAIEA, encoded by the coding sequence ATGTCTGAACACCGTAAACCTGAACAGGGTATAAAACTTCGTGGCGCGGAAAAAGTCGCGAGAATTCCTGTAAAAGTTATCCCTACGGTTGAAGTACCTCGCAAACCTGACTGGATTCGAGTCAAGATGACCGCTCCAGAAGAAGTTCAGCGTATCAAAACAACCTTGCGCTCGCAAAAACTACATACCGTATGTGAAGAAGCTGCTTGCCCTAACCTGCCTGAATGTTTCGGTGGTGGTACAGCAACCTTTATGATCATGGGTGATATCTGTACTCGTCGCTGTCCGTTCTGTGACGTTGCACATGGTCGTCCAAATGCTCTAGATCCAGATGAACCTCGCCACATGGCAGAAACCATTTCTAATCTAGGTCTAAAATATGCCGTGATTACCTCGGTTGACCGTGATGATTTGCTAGATGGTGGTGCTCAACACTTCGTTGACTGTATCAAAGAAGCTCGTGCATTAAGCCCAAAAACCTTATTGGAAATTTTGGTACCTGACTTCCGTGGTCGTATGGATATTGCCTTACGCATCATGACTGAATGTCCGCCTGATGTATTCAACCACAACATTGAAACTGTGCCACGTTTATATAAAGCGATGCGTCCAGGTTCTGATTATCAGCACTCTTTAACCTTGTTAAAAATGTTTAAAGAATACTGCCCTGATGTACCAACCAAATGTGGTTTGATGGTCGGTATCGGTGAAACTGAAGAAGAAGTGATTGCATTGCTAGATGATCTTCGTGCACATGATGTTGACTACATTACCATTGGTCAATATCTACAGCCGTCTAAACAACATGCACCGATTGACCGCTTTGTAACGCCAGAAGAGTTTGAGCGTTATGCAGAACATGGCCGTAAACTTGGTTTTAGAAATATCTGGTCTGCACCAATGGTTCGCTCAAGCTACTTTGCTGATCGCCAATACCATGGTGAACCTGTTCCAGCAGTACGTCGTAAAGTTGATCCTGCCAAGAAAATTGCAGTTCAAGCGATTGAAGCTTAA
- the sthA gene encoding Si-specific NAD(P)(+) transhydrogenase — translation MPRKKEVVGGNIVKYDAVILGSGPAGEGAAMKLAKAGKRVAIVDVRDQLGGNCAHVGTIPSKALRQTVSSIIRYQRDPMFQKVGEWKQFTMKQVLRNAHKVIQQQVDTHTRFYDRNKIEVFHGRAYIQDKNTVLIFGQDGIKDTIICKQIVIATGSRPYQPKGLDFNHPRVFDSDKILDLDYSIQKIIIYGAGVIGCEYASIFIGLDHKVDLINTQQKLLSYLDDEIADALSYHLREQGVLIRHNEQIDRLETFDDHVVLHLLSGKKIKADAILWCNGRSGNTDGLGLENVGLVPNGRGQLMVNDQYQTEAENIYAAGDVIGWPSLASAAYDQGRCAGANMVGEKNVKPIRDVPTGIYTIPEISSIGKTEQELTEEKVPYEVGQASFRHLARAQITGDTVGELKILFHRDTLEVLGIHCFGNNAAEIIHIGQVVMHSPNNTLKYFVETTFNYPTMAEAYRVAALNGMNRLF, via the coding sequence ATGCCACGTAAGAAAGAGGTCGTTGGTGGGAATATTGTTAAATATGATGCAGTAATTCTCGGTTCTGGCCCAGCTGGCGAAGGCGCGGCAATGAAGCTTGCAAAAGCAGGTAAACGTGTTGCAATCGTTGATGTTCGTGATCAACTCGGTGGTAACTGTGCACACGTAGGAACAATTCCAAGTAAGGCATTACGTCAAACGGTTTCAAGTATTATTCGTTATCAGCGTGACCCAATGTTTCAAAAAGTAGGTGAGTGGAAACAATTCACCATGAAACAGGTACTCCGCAATGCGCATAAAGTCATTCAACAGCAAGTCGATACGCATACACGTTTTTATGACCGTAATAAAATCGAAGTTTTCCACGGTCGCGCATATATCCAAGATAAAAACACCGTATTGATTTTCGGTCAGGATGGCATTAAAGACACCATCATTTGCAAACAAATCGTGATTGCAACAGGCAGTCGTCCATACCAACCGAAAGGTTTAGATTTCAATCATCCGCGCGTATTTGATTCGGACAAGATCCTTGATCTTGATTATTCAATCCAAAAAATCATCATTTATGGTGCGGGCGTAATTGGTTGTGAATACGCTTCTATTTTTATCGGACTTGATCATAAAGTTGATTTGATCAATACCCAGCAAAAGCTTTTAAGCTACCTTGATGATGAAATTGCCGATGCATTGTCATATCACTTACGTGAACAAGGCGTATTGATTCGTCACAATGAGCAAATTGATCGCTTAGAAACTTTTGATGATCATGTGGTCTTGCATTTACTCAGCGGTAAGAAAATTAAAGCAGATGCAATCTTATGGTGTAATGGTCGTTCAGGTAATACGGATGGTCTAGGTCTAGAAAATGTCGGCTTAGTACCGAATGGTCGTGGTCAATTGATGGTCAATGATCAATATCAAACTGAAGCAGAAAATATTTATGCTGCAGGTGATGTGATTGGTTGGCCTTCATTGGCGTCAGCAGCGTATGACCAAGGCCGTTGCGCGGGTGCAAACATGGTTGGTGAGAAAAATGTGAAGCCGATCCGTGATGTGCCGACAGGTATTTATACCATTCCTGAGATTTCCTCGATTGGTAAGACCGAGCAAGAGTTAACTGAAGAGAAAGTGCCTTATGAAGTGGGGCAAGCATCTTTCCGTCATCTGGCACGTGCACAGATTACCGGTGATACCGTCGGTGAATTAAAGATCCTGTTCCATCGTGATACTTTAGAAGTATTGGGTATCCATTGTTTTGGTAACAATGCGGCAGAGATTATCCACATTGGGCAAGTGGTGATGCACAGTCCAAACAATACTTTGAAGTATTTCGTGGAAACGACATTCAACTATCCAACCATGGCTGAGGCGTATCGTGTTGCAGCGTTGAACGGTATGAATCGTTTGTTCTAA
- a CDS encoding DUF3465 domain-containing protein, whose product MKTQKNNLIIITIIVLIAAYFGFDLKQKQNTNSPSPTISSNVSVDDQHKIMQAYQQQRSNVQVQAKGVVKAILPDDNEGSRHQKMILKLENGLTVLIAHNIDLAPRIEGLKKGDTVEFFGEYEYSQKGGVIHWTHHDPRGKHIDGWLKYQGKIYQ is encoded by the coding sequence ATGAAAACTCAAAAAAATAATTTGATCATTATTACGATTATTGTGTTGATCGCAGCTTATTTTGGTTTTGATTTAAAGCAAAAACAAAATACAAATAGTCCTTCACCGACTATAAGTAGCAATGTGTCTGTAGATGATCAACACAAGATCATGCAGGCCTATCAACAGCAACGAAGTAATGTACAAGTCCAAGCAAAGGGTGTTGTGAAAGCAATTTTGCCAGATGACAACGAAGGCTCAAGACATCAAAAAATGATCCTCAAACTGGAGAATGGTTTAACCGTATTGATCGCACACAACATTGATTTAGCCCCGAGAATCGAAGGACTGAAAAAAGGCGATACAGTTGAGTTTTTTGGCGAATATGAATATAGCCAAAAAGGCGGTGTCATTCATTGGACTCATCATGATCCGCGTGGAAAACATATTGATGGTTGGTTGAAATACCAAGGGAAAATCTATCAATAA
- a CDS encoding Mpo1-like protein, which yields MKSIDEWFDEYSDSHQNQTNKKIHWVCVPAILFSIIGILAHFSTLLTALLLVLTLVFYARLDIVLAVAMAALLAIMAWLIVILPVGVGFYIGVFVIAWIGQFYGHKVEGKKPSFFKDLQFLLIGPVWCMDAYLAKVLPKWKIRQKSAITS from the coding sequence GTGAAGTCGATCGATGAATGGTTTGATGAATATAGTGACAGTCACCAAAACCAAACTAACAAAAAAATCCACTGGGTCTGTGTTCCTGCAATTCTATTTTCGATCATTGGTATTCTGGCGCATTTTAGTACCCTGCTTACCGCGCTATTGCTGGTTTTAACTTTGGTGTTTTATGCACGTTTGGATATTGTTTTAGCAGTGGCGATGGCTGCCCTATTAGCCATTATGGCATGGCTAATTGTGATCCTACCTGTCGGTGTTGGATTCTATATCGGCGTTTTTGTGATTGCTTGGATCGGACAATTTTATGGGCATAAAGTTGAAGGCAAGAAACCCTCATTCTTTAAAGATTTACAATTCCTTCTGATTGGCCCTGTATGGTGCATGGACGCTTATTTAGCTAAAGTCCTACCTAAATGGAAAATTCGTCAAAAATCAGCGATTACAAGCTAA